DNA from Elaeis guineensis isolate ETL-2024a chromosome 2, EG11, whole genome shotgun sequence:
aatttaaatttttaaaatttattttttctcatttttttccgtttttttttgatgggaaaaataaaaatattatttaaaatgataattttagaaACGTCAtccggtgtttttttttttttcatgaaaaaaaaaatgatgtagaaaaaaaaaatattattcaaaacgatgtttttttttttttttatattattttgttcGTCCCTCGTGCTGTTCTGACCCTTATGATTTTGGACTGTTGGGCAGCCTCGAGCCTTCTGTACTCAATTTTTCATTTGCAGCATTCAGCTCTTGATAAGGACTATTCGGATGATTGGTGGACCCAATGTCACCGCATCTTCATTAATTGGAAAGCAAGGGTTGGATGGgatgcaccaaattctaatttaTTACCATGGTCACGGCCTGTCCATAAATCTCGCCTAGATCCAATCAATCCATTCGACCACACATCTATAATTAATGACCTGGATTTAATAGACATAGAATGCATAGACTTTTAGTCGTGTCCCCATCAGGGTTTACGCTGTATCTTTTGCATGAAACGATGATTAATCTTCCTTCGTAATGTCAACCGTTGGATCCCACTTGTACATCTCTCAAAACACTCAAACTTCTTTCTTTCATCTGCACAGATCTCGAAATGATTATTGTGGGATTCCATGGTTGATGTGGTGAAAGAAGACGAATCATTCTTTAAAGATATCACCCGCACCCTCCTGGACCTAATCGTACAGtgtcttatataaaatttaaatacatgacAAGACTTTCACACCTTAAAAACTTTACCGTCATAGTGCATATACCTCCAAATCTTTGTAATATTTAATCTCCAAAGGCAACATGGATAGTGTTACAGATTCATGAGACATACATTACCCATGCATATTATGCATGGATTGAGGGAAGGAATGACGTCTTTCCAGGACCGGGTTTGATCGTTCGCAAGAAAGAATGATTGGTTTTCTTTTGTGATGtcgtccgttggatcgcaccCCACACAGCCCTCGAAGCACTCCAAACTCTCTCATTCCTCGGTCTGCATGCATCTTGAGGAGCGTTTGCGCGATCCATCGGTGGATTCGCGCGAAAGATGGTGAATCATTCTTTCGGACGAAGGATACAAcccccacccttttttttttccaccTCAACTCTCGGCAACGTATTGACACGCTCCTAAGGGCCAACGTAGCCTTCTCCACGCCTTGGCCTTCCCTTTGCCCAAGTCCACATGACCCCACGTTAAGTCCGGGAAAAATTAAATGCCAATACCAACCTCAACCCAACCGTCCCTGTCCTAACCAAAAACCCAATCCTGACAGTCCAGTCCAGTCCATCTGACGACCTTATCTTCCCTATATATTCCCCCCACGTCTTGTTTAATCTCCCCCCACCGCCCACTTTTCCCTCTCCGTCCCATACACCTTTTATTCCACTTATCCCACCTTTATCCCCGTTTTCTTCTTCCcacccctcttcttctctctagATGGCCCAAAGTAAGCTGAGGGGAATGGTGGAGGTGTGGTGGTTAATGCTCTTGGTTTCAAGCTTGTTGATGGGCTTGGTCCGTCCGGACCCTCAAGTCCCATGCTATTTTATCTTTGGGGATTCACTTGTGGACAATGGCAACAACAACTACATTGCGTCATTGGCACGAGCCAACTACATGCCCTACGGCATCGACTTCCCTGGTGGCCAAGTGGAAGGTTCAGCAATGGAATGACCACCGTCGATGTCATCGGTAAGACCTTCTTGGTCTCTGTCTGCCAAGCTCATTTCTTTACTTCTTATTATGTTTTATTCATCaattaaaatctgccaatataacTTGGAAATTCTATGAACTAGAGCTTATTCTAGTGGCCATACTGTTCTGCCTATCAACCAGCACGCTTCGTGGGAGAGGCGGGTGGGCTTCCCTTTCTCTCTCAAGACAAAGGATAACATAACGTTCTTGTtgacatcttctttttttttttttctctccagtGCTTGTGCTAGAAAGAGAGATTGAGAGTTAGTTTTAAGAGAAATCAACTAAATTCAGCTGAGTCCCTCAGTGACTGGTAGAACAGAGTGGCACCACCTTCCAACAGAACTCTTTGTCCGGATCAGGAACCCAATAAAACCAGCCAACATCTTGCTACATTTAATTGGGCTATGCAATTGATCAGGGAAGAACGTAATTGTACAATTTTAGTTGGTCTTTCGCGTCTTGTACTTTATGTAATTTATTGGCATCCACCGGGAAAATTAATAGTGGGTACCAGCTAGTACGTTGTCAAAATTACGTTATGTAATTTAACCTGCTTGTTTCACATAGCTGCCGCATAATGCCTTCTGTCTCAACTGTTCTCGtacatttatatttttaaaattgaaatgCATGGGTTGTGTGCAGTCCGGTCTCATATAAAAAACTGTAAGGTTAGTTCTGTGGATCGAGACAATTATGCTCTCATGTGTGCATAGAACGTTGGACATTATGAGATCTAAACTAATCTCTGAATTTTATTGTGTCAAGTCATTTTATAGTTGGAAGACTTATTTTGTATCTGTGGTGCTCCTGCTCCATCTTCCTCTGGAACGTTTGTAGGGTCTTAGGTCATGTGGCTCGTGGGAGCTGGTTTAATTTGCAGACATGAGCCCGAAAGAGAAAGCACTTATTAACCATCATGCAGAAATCTATAGGAGCCACCGGATTTTGCTTCCTACACGTAATTAGTGTCAGTTTGCATCTTTATATGGTGTGAATTATGCCATGTCTAATTTTGTGGCCTTGCTTGGACATGAGGACCCAACATAATCTTGATCTTGGAGCAAAGTTAACCGTCATCTTATGATATACCAAAGTGCTTTCTTCGAACAAAATTATACCAAACGGCAATACCAATAAAGTTCATAGCTAGTTTCATATTTTAGACACAttttttgtattttaaaataattaattcctATAACTTTTTGAATGATATGATTTCTTATAaatgattatataaatatatagcactttcttttttttttctttttttttaactaaataaaattagatttcaaccaGAATTGTGAAGTTCGATGATGACatattagtcccacatcgatagTCTACTAGGTAGATTTAGGATATTTATATAGGATCAAAAAAAAATGTAGATAGTATCTTCCAACTAGATTTTTGGATAAGATTTaagtttttataaaaataaaattttatattttttttgatatttttgtccaCATAACAAAAGATGATACCAATCAAGCAGCATCTTGATACAAACATATAGCTTTGTTGCATAACAAATCTATATTGAATCTTAGTATcacatctgttgggtataaaatacctccagttGAAGTTCGGGTCAGGAGTGATCCCTCGGAGATTCTATCGGCGTCCGACCAgcaagaagacttcgttcggactcctacgggagtcggacttcacctccgacttcggttgcaagaagactctgttcggactcctacgggagtcgaacttcgtctcggacttcagctgcaggaagacttcgtccggactcctacgatagttggatttcgtccccgacttcggctgcaggaagattctgctcggactcctacgggagccagacttcgtttcCGACTTCAGCTGTAGGAagatttcgtccagactcctacaggagtcggacttcacccccgacttcaattgcaggaagacttcatccggactcctactagagccgaattcgcccctgacttcaattgcaggaagacttcgtccggactcctacgggagccggacttcgtccctaacttcggctgcaagaagactctgtccggactcttacgggagccgaactccgtccccgacttcagatgtaggaagatttcgtctggactcctacgggagtcggatttcgccttcgactttgattgcaagaagactctgttcggactcctacgggagctggatttcgTCCCcggcttcgactgcaggtagactccgtccggacttctacgggagccaaactccaccCCTAATTACAATCgcaggtagatttcgtccggactcctattggagtcagacttcgccctcgacttcaactgcaggtagatttcgtccggactcctacgggagtcggacttcatccccgacttcaacttcaggtagacttcgtccggactcttacgcgagccggactccatcctcgacttcaattacaggtagactccgtccggactcctacgggagtcggacttcgtctccgactccggttgaagacttcgtccggacttctatgggagtcggacttcgtccccgacttcaatcgcaggtagatttcgtccggacttctacggaagccggatttcgtccccgacttcaatcgcaggtaagctttgtccggactcctacgggagccggatttcgtcttgacttcaattacagctagactccgtctggactcctacgggaggcggacttcatccccgactccggttgcaggaaTATTTCtttcggactcttatgggagtcggactttgttcctgatttcaactgcaggtagacttcgtccggactcctacgggagccgcactccgtccccgacttcagctgcaggaagacttcgtctggactcttacgggagtcgaacttcgcccccgacttcggctgtaaaaagattttgtccggactcctatgggagccggactccgtccccgacttcagctgcaggaagacttcgtccggactcctacgggagccgagcttcgcccccaacttcggctgcaagaagactctgttcgaactcttacgggagccggactccgtctccgacttcagcTGTAGGAAGActacgtccagactcctacgggagccagacttcgcccccaactttggctgcaagaagactctgttcggactcctacgggagccggactccatccccgacttcagctgcagaaagacttcgtccggactcttacgggagtcggacttcgtctccgacttaagctgcgggaagacttcgtccggactcctacgggagccagacttgcccccgacttcagctgcaagaagactctatccggactcctacgagagtcggactccgtccccgacttcggctgcaggaagatttcgtccggactcctacgggagcggactccgtccccgacttcgactgcaggaagacttcgtccggactcctacgggagtcggacttcatccccgacttcgactggaggaagactctgcccggactcctacgggagtcggactttgtcttcgacttcagctgcaggaagacttcgtccggacttttacgggagccggacttcaactCCGATTTcaatcgcaggaagacttcgtccggacttttacgggagtcgaacttcgtccctgacttcaattgcaggtagacttcgttcggactcttacgggagttggacttcgtctccgacttcaattgcaggtagacttcgtccgaactcctacgggagccgaacttcgtcttcgatttcaattgcaggtagatttcgtccggacttttacgggagcctgacttcgcccccgacttctattgcaggaagatttcatccggactcctacgggagctggacttcgtcttcgattttaattgcaggtagatttcgtccggacttctatggaagctggacttcatcttcgactccgactgtaggaagattttgttcggactcctacgggagtcggacttcgtctatAGAAAGCCTCTGATTGGGCTCCtgcagcaaatggccctcgtctatagtactaacgctcaaggcacccaatggtagacagCCCGccagcagcatccgagctcctttcagaaaGATAGTCACCTCTCTTCGTCACGCGCTTCAACCGAACTTCTATCGACAGGTCTGGACTTCAtgataggccacagtaatggccatgactctgctccaccacctgcgacggattctgcacgaCTCCATCACTCTccgtaacaggctccacgtggcaggccgcagtaatggtcacgattctgttccacttcctgcgatggatactgcgcggctccatcactccctgacgagtcgcgacaacggacgtcgctccactctccgcaacagactccacgtggcgagtcaTGGTGAcagtcacgactccaccccattactcttcataataaatgccgctccactctccgcaacagactccacgtggcgagtcaTGGTGACAGTCACGACTCcatcccattactcttcataataaattctTCCTGATCCCGAGCGGCCCACGattaggcggttacaaacgttgctatcaacccgttgctccctccgcctataaaaagggggggcctgatacgttactctctaagctctactttttatctcaaaactctattaaaattttcgttcgagtactccatccttgttgaggcagagaactgacttgagcgtcggaggatcttgccagagcaactccaatttcggtttagactttctttgcaggtcccggcggcgaccgtgactgtggttgtgggtcgatatccaagacaatctagGGTTTTGGTGAAAGCCTACAACGCTATACTCGACCGATccgacctcaatgctctccgggccgtggtgtcaatctatcatttgaaattgaagttccctactagccagggggtcggagaagtcaggagagaccaagccctggccagacactgctacagcatagtctTGCAAAGAAACGATCAATCCGACCtctatccagttgatgggctggacgtccgcgacgacctcgctgaggagaggggcgaCCCAATCGAAGATTTGGTTTTTATCCCTTtaaacgacgggaatgcggagcatgtggtgaagatcggctccaacctgggggaagaggtgcggacgcatctcatcgattttctacgaaagaatgcggacgttgaccgacgaaagaaaaaattcgaggtcatgcatcggagaggcaaaaagcgatagtcgaggaagtggacaaactcctgaaagtcggattcattagataagtcaattatcctgattggattttcaatgtcgtccaagtcaaaaaggcaaacggcaagtggaggatgtgtatagacttcaaaaagctgaataaagcctgtccaaaggatagctatcctctatctagaattgatcaactggcggatgcaacctcgggccataagcttctcacttttatggacgcattcttcggctataattaaatcaggatggcgtcagaagacgaagaaaagatcgctttcattactaatcatggcctttactgttacagggtcataccgTTCGGTCTAAAAaatacaggcgcaacctaccaacggctggtgaacaagatcttcaaggagcagatcggccgcaatatggaggtctacgtggacggcATGTTTGTGTAAAGTAAATcttcaatgaaccacgtcgccgaccttgaggagactttttgcgccctccgaaaatgtaagatgaagctgaacccaactaaatgcgtttttggagtgacctcggggaagttcttgggctttatggtatcggggcgtggAATCGAAGCTAATCcaaagaaaattcacgccatccaggagatggccgtcccaaagtcgataaaagaggttcagcgccttacagggagtgTAGTagttctgaatcgcttcgttgcgaggtcgaccGAACGGTGCTTGTCCTTTTTTAAAACCTTCAAACGGTCAAAGAATTTTTGTTGGACcgctgagtgccaacagacgttcgaagtgttaaggagctacctcggctcgcctccgttgttggcaaagcccgagcctggagaggaactatttttgtacctggtggtctctctcatggctctcacagcagtccttgtcaagAAAGACGAAAAtccaacgatcgatctactatgtcaatcgcgcgttgagagacgccgaaatcaagtatactaaattagaaaaattaatttacgtcctgttgattgcagcccggaggctccgatcctactttcaagggcacaccataacgctgctcatcGACCAATCGATCATGACGATTCTGCACCGGACGGATGCCTCCGTGAGGATGGCGAAATGGCGAAATGCAAATAATATCTGTTGTCTTCATTATAGCAGATCATTATAGTGACCTTTTCTTATGCAAATGAGTTTGGAAAAACCTACCTCAGGAAGTATCATATTAATTTAGATACAAAAGTTgcaatactttatatatatatatatatatatatatatatattatgcatCAAATAAAACAACGTAATATCAAAATCCTTCGCTAAAACGAAAAAATCGAGTAGATAAGAGAGAAACAAATTCGTTAAAGAATATGAACTGAAACCCTTGTAAACCAATGCTGCTACGGAAAGAGGAGCTTTGCATACAAGAGTTCATTCCAAATATCCTGGAGGTCAGGCAAGCATCAGTGGTTGCAGTCAGCATAGCCATCCGATTTTGCTGGTCGCTTTTGAGTTAAGTCGTACGGCGGCAATCTATAGATTGAGACGTGTGCATCCTTCCTGTATTCCGAGAGCTGGGTGACGTTGATGATGGTGATGGGAGTCTTTGATGCACCTAATACTTCTCCTACCACCTTCATTATGCTTTTGCTCGAACCAGAGCCCCAATATGTTGGATCCAAAATGGGAGTCGTTTCACCATAGCAATTACCATCTCGTTTCCCTCCCCACTCGGCACTCCTGTCATCTTTCTAGATTAGATATTGAATGAACTATGGAAAATAGATTTGTTCGAGTTCTTGAATGAATGACTACTCTGTTCAacgttgcaaatatttttttggagTGCTAATGAAGTAGGATACTACCCCCTATTTACAACAGGAAACGTGGAAGTTGATAGAATCTTTAAGTTTTCCAATGCTAATGATTTGCTATTCTTATATGTTGAAAAAAAtcagtgaaaaaaaaattaagtgcattagattatattatattacgtTAGATGGACAGAATTAGGTCTATATGTCAAACTAAATGCAGCTCAGACTCTGGACTTTGAGGAGTATGGTAACAGTAATAACTACAGATAGGGAAATTGCTTACCTAAAATGAGTCGCTGACATGGTTGTGAAGAAGACCCTAGTCTTCTGGGGATCTATGTTGTTCTCCAACCAGCTCACCATGGTCTTCAGCACAAGCCGATAGCCATCCTCGGCTTTCATCCACCTGATGTACTTCTTTCCCCAAGACCGTCGTCTGCGAACAATGCATATGTTTTGATGAAGCTAAGTAGCTAGAAAATTAGAGATGGCATGAAGTTGATGGATTGAGGAATTAAGTTACACTATCTTCATCATTTTCTTGGTTGCCACCATGCGTATGTGTTGAAGACCAAAATATCGACTCCCTTCCAATGCTGAGCATGCCTTTCAAGTGATCTTGAATATTCGTGAACTATTCTATCAAGCCCCTTGTGAGAAGTGGCATTATCACAGTTTGATGTGATGAGGAATGGTGCCCAGTAGAATTCAATCGTAGCATTATATTCCTATGGATATAGAATGATAATTAGTCTTTTAGGTGCAACATAATTCTTCCAATTCCAAAGCTTtggttaaaatatataaaaattatcggaGCAGCAAATATGATATGGGATTGATAGAATTTGTGGTGACTGGAGTATCTGGGGATTGAACCACGTAGGAAGCACAGCATGGAGACGAATTGACCCTTGGTCAAGGAGTCTCCCACGAACAGCATTCGCTTCCCTCGGAGTCTTTCGAGCATAAAGGTGGCATTGAAGCTGTAATTTGTGATTAGGATTCGTGAATACAAGAGCTAAGATtgttgaatataattcaatttcTACTATGTAAATATGTCTCTATATGGGTGCATAAATGCAAATAATATCTGTTGTCTTCATTATAGCAGATCATTATAGTGATCTTTTCTTATGCAAATGAGTTTGGAAAAACCTACCTCACGAAGTATCATATTAATTTAGATACTTCAGCTTAGGCTCCATGAAAGGGCAGTCATCCTCAGCGTAGGAAGGCCTTGAGACCTCGTCGTAGGCCCACATGCCCTTGAACACATCGCATCCCTCCTCCGTTTTCCCCACGGCAAACGGGAGGACATCTCCTGCAATCAATGGATATTTGATTTAGCACCACCCCAACTCGAAGTTATTCTTCAAACCTTGTGGTGATATTGTTTGTTATTGTTGTCGTTCCGAGACGGGCTTCAAACCTTGTGGCGGTGATATGGGTTCCTGCGGTCGTTCCGAGATTTCGAGCTCTTGTGACTTGGGAATTGATTGCTTGAAGAGGTACGTCAACTCTTCTTCATAGAATATGGCTAGATAGATGATGAGGAATAGGATAATAAGATAGAAGGTGATGGAGCTCTTTTTACAGGAAGAGGAGTACGAGAAGGGAGAggataaggaagacttcaccatCTGAACTTTTAGACGGTAATTAGTTGGAAGACCTGAGAACGTTGAATTATTGTTTGGAAAAGATTATCTCATCGAACTCTCCATTGTGTGTGTGAATCGTGATTATAATCACTAAATTGTCGGAGACTGAATAAGAATAAAATACGTAGTAATAAATACCTATAGCTATCgtacaaaaattaaagaaaatcaCAGCTATAATTATCGTacaaagatgaaaaatatttttaaaaatatcattttaaatagtgtttcttttttttttccatcttgcCATCGTGGAAAAAAATTGGTGAcgtggaaggaaaaaaaatatcatttaaaatgatatttttttcttttgcattatttgataaaaaaaatagattttgaattatttaaataattaatttttttttatattattctgaaAAAGAACTATGTATGGAATCTGTGCTTGTACGATATGATGCTTTTATGCCGTACGCCAGCATGACCCTACGCACGCAATAATTCTACCGTGTCATGCTGGGGTACCCGCCGTTGTCATAGCTGCAACTTATACTCAAAATTTATGCAGGTAGATTTTAAACTTCTCTAGGTGGTCTTTTTGATATATTTAGTCTGGACTTTAATATAAGCTTCATACGAACTTGtgcaattaatatttaaaaatcttgCACGCACGACCTCTTTTCCCATCAAAAGCCCAATCTTCAACCGCCTGCGCATCCAAAGCAGCCATGCATTGCCGCCTCCTCCTTTTGTCTCCTCCGGGGACCACGATATGGCGCCTAAGTAGGAGGAGGCACATCTTTTTCGAATGCCGCTTCGCCACTGCCAGAGCCAGAGCCAAGGCCAAGTCGACAGGGACATTGAGGCCCGCAATGTTCACGGGAAGGAACGCGGGCCCAATGTTCGACGGAATTCCCGAACGGATTATTTTGTTTCTATTTCCGTAATTTTGGAAGCAAAATTATTCGCAACCAAAAattgcaaaaattttaaatattatttttaaaaacaaaACTTCAGGGACGGAGCTACCAAATTGAAAATAGTTTTCGAGTCTGTCACATTTTCGTTTTCCTTCTTTTAAAAGAAAGGCAATGCCGGATGAGTTCTCCGTTTGAGTGATTAACGATTTGAATCTTGAACAATCGCTTCCTAGAGATATGCAAAGAACGTCAATGGAGGGGCCATTTCCTCTCGTATTAGAAAAGTTGGAAGCCATGACTCAGTGATAGCCATTTCCTATCTATAATTTGTTCATAAACTGTGGTGGTCCTAAAGTGATAGCCATTCATAGCTATGGTTTTATTTAGATATTGTAACATATCCCAGAATCTTGGAATATAAGCCTCAATCTCTCTGTAAAAAGAATAACTTAAAGAAATTATTGTACCTACTTCTAGCTTTCCCATGACAAGGCTGATTCTGCCTTAAACATGTCgcaatcctacaagaaaaaataaatagtagGTAGAAATTACCAACGCCTACCATTAAAGCTAATATTTTGATGTGATATCAAAAATGAAGAcatcaaaagatataaaaaacTTACAAATCATTGTTTGATGATGAATAACTAGAAACCAAATTCCTATGAGCAAAAAACTAAAATCGTCAGAGAAGGATTAAACGAATCACCAACTATAACGAATTGACTGTGAAGGAATATGAAATTTGAGAATCCTTACACACTCCCTTGTTGACAACCGTCTGGTGCCGGAGATCCTGTAAAGGAGTTATATGAAAGATCTCTGCAATTTCAAGCACCATAAAGTCATAAAATGATTGAGATGAATTTTAGCACTCAATAatgttttttgatatttctaaccAAGACTGGCTCGTCATAACCAAATGAATAGAAAGTTctgaacaattaaacatacatgttTTTTCCACTGCTCAAGATCCAACTGGGTATTGTTCCACTTAGCATGTTATTAGTAAGGAACCTACATGAGAAAAGTTAAGAGACGGATACGGGAcaattcatcaaaaagaaaaggaacgTAAGGAATAGGAAACTAGAGTAAAACTTCCTGAATAACGGAACTATTAGCAATGTAATATAACATGTTCATCTAGTTTGCTTACGTAAAACGTATTGAATTTTGAAGGCCGTCAAAGCTTTTCGGGATTGAACCTGTCAGGTTGTTAAAACTAAGGTCTCTGCAGGATAAACATAATATACAAAAAAATAAGTGGGAAAAGTTTGCACCCGTGTTACTGATTTGTATTATCAGTCTTCTTAATAATAGATAGTGTGAAAATTAACTGTAACGCAAATAACTGATGAAGCTAAAGTCATAAAAAGAAGCCTCCAGACAAGCTTACAAGACATAGAGACTGGTCATCTGTTCAATAAAATCATGGAGTTCACCAGATATAGACAAGTTCCTCAACACACTGCATCATACCAACAACTAATATGAATTAAGTAGGAAAATTAAACACGCTGCATCCACATATATTATACTATTAGTCCTTGTTGACTTCAATTCCGTTCATACTTACAGATATTTCAAGCTTGTCATGTTCTGCAATGGAGGAAACTTCCCATCCCCTCCTTTCCAGTCAGACACTCTCCCAACCATGCTAATTAATAAACGATAGAAACCACCGGACGAATCAAAATGAATGAAGTAAAGCATTAAAAAGGGCTTCACAGCTGAGTCATGGCTTCCAACTTTTCTAATACGAGAGGAAATGGCCCCTCCATTGACGTTCTTTGCATATCTCTAGGAAGCG
Protein-coding regions in this window:
- the LOC140855501 gene encoding probable LRR receptor-like serine/threonine-protein kinase At1g53440, producing MLYFIHFDSSGGFYRLLISMVGRVSDWKGGDGKFPPLQNMTSLKYLVLRNLSISGELHDFIEQMTSLYVLDLSFNNLTGSIPKSFDGLQNSIRFTFLTNNMLSGTIPSWILSSGKNIDLSYNSFTGSPAPDGCQQGSVNLVSSYSSSNNDLIATCLRQNQPCHGKARSRYNNFFKLFFLQRD